The genomic segment TGCGTGGGGCCTGGCGGGTCCGCGTTACGCGCGCTTCGGCAGCTTCGTAGCCGGCCCGCGGCGGGTCTGGAGTTACCTGCGCGACTGGCTGCGCGGCGAGGCCCGCGAACCGGCCGGGCATACCCCGCCCGGCGGCTGGATGATCCTGCTGTTGCTGGGCCTCCTCGCCGTCCAGGTGGGCAGCGGCCTGCTGAACAGCCATGACGGGCTCGATGCGGGGCCGTGGTACTGGGCTGCCCCCGCGGACCTGCGGGAACTTGCCCACGAGGTGCACGAAACCGGCTTCGACCTGCTGCTGGTTTTCGCTGCGCTGCACGTCATCGCCGTGCTGCTGTACCTCTGGCGCCCCGGCGTCAACCTGGTCGCAGCGATGTTCTCGGGGCGCAAGCAGACCGGGGAACCCGCCATCGCCGGCTCGCGCCTCCCGCTGGCTGCGCTGCTGCTGGCCGTCGCGGCAGGCGCCGTCTGGCTGCTGGTGAGCATGGCGCCGGCACCGAGCCTGGCCGACCTGGGGATCTACTAGGCCTGCCGGGCCCGGCCCGCGCCGGCCGGTGCTAGTCGTCGAGCCGGAAATCGTCGTGGCAGGCGCGGCAGTCCTCGATGAGGGCGCCGACGGCCGCGCGGGCCGCCTCCCTGTCGTCTCCCTGCGCCACCTCGGCGAGCCGCTCCGCGCTGCGCTGCGCATTCGCCGCCAGCGTCTCGAAACGCGCGTAGTCCTCCCAGATCACGGGCAGCGACTCGGTGTCCAGCTCATGGGCACGGGTATCCGCGCGAAACGCGTCCGGAATCATGCTCGTCATCCACGCCAACCGCTGGGCGTTGCGCGCGAACAAGGCCTCGTCCCAGGGGATGCGGTCCTGCGCCATCGCGCCCAGCGGGGCGATATTCCAGCCGACGACCTTGAGGACGGCCTGGCGCGTCTCGTTGACCTTTTCCGCCTGCTCGGCGTCGAGCGCCAGGGCGGGACCCGCCAACAACATCGCGGCGACCGCGACGATCGATCTGGTGAAGTGCATGAGTGATCTCCTGCTGAATGACTGAAGCGATGAATTCCTGTCGACTCCGGCATCGCGCCGCTCAGGCGCGGCGCAATTCCACGGCCACGATGCGCCGTTTCCCCACGGCCAGCACGTGACGCTCCCCGGCGCGCAACACGTGGCGCGTATCCTCGACGCGCTCCCCGTCCACGCGCACCGCCCGCTGGCGGATCTCGCGGAACGCTTCCGAGTTGCTCGCTGTCAGGCCTGCGGCCGTCAATGCCGCCGCGAGCCCGATCTCCTCGTCCCCGATGACCAGCGTCCGGCTTTCCATCTCTTCGGGCATCGCGCCCGCGCGGATGCGCTGGTCGAAATCGCGGCGTCCCGCTGCCGCTCCGGCCTCGCCGTGGAAGCGGGCGGTGACCTCCCTGGCCAGCTCGAACTTTACCTCCATCGGGTTGCGCCCCTCCGCCACCGCCGCCCGCAGCCCCTCGATCTCGCCGAGGGGACGGAACGACAGCAATTCGAAATAGCGCCACATCAGTTCGTCGGAAATGGACATCAGCTTGCCGAACATGCTCGCGGGAGGCTCGTCGATACCGACATAGTTGTCGAGCGACTTCGACATCTTCTGTATGCCGTCGAGCCCCTCCAGCAAGGGCACGGTCATCACGACCTGCGGCGGCTGGCCCCATGCCTGCTGCAGCTGCCGGCCCACCAGGAGATTGAATTTCTGGTCGGTGCCGCCGAGCTCTACGTCCGCCTGCAGCGCGACCGAGTCGTAGCCCTGCACGAGCGGATACAGGAATTCGTGGATGGCGATGGCCCGGCCCTCCGCGTAGCGCCGGCTGAAATCGTCGCGCTCGAGCATGCGCGCGACCGTGTGGCGGGCGGCCAGCTGCACGAGGTCCGCGGCGCTCATCTCGCCCATCCAGCGCGAATTGAACTCCACCCGGGTCTGGTCCGGGTCGAGGATCTTGTAGATCTGGGCCTCGTAGGTGGCGGCGTTCGCCGTGATCTCCTCAGGCGTCAGCGGCGGCCGCGTGGCGTTTTTTCCCGTGGGGTCCCCGATCATCCCGGTGAAATCGCCGATGAGGAAAATCACGTCGTGGCCGAACACCTGGAACTGGCGCATCTTGTTGATGAGCACCGTGTGGCCGAGATGCAGGTCGGGGGCGGTCGGATCGAAGCCCGCCTTGATGCGCAGCGGGCGCGCGGCGGCCAGTCGTTCCTCGAGTTCCCGGTCGACGAGAACCTCTTCGGTGCCGCGCCGCAGTTCAGCGAGCTGGTCCTTCGCAGGCTTCATGAACACTCCGTGGTGAATCGCTGTTTTTAAAGTGAGAAATGGCGCATTGACCGGGACGGCCGGGGCCGCTAGGGTAACCGAAATTTTGCAGCTTGCGCCGCGATGGGTCGAGTAGTGAGCGGAGTCCGACACGATTACAAGCCCAAAGCCAGCGTCGCGGCCATGCCGCGTCGTCGGCTGTCCCGCGGCCTGGCGTTCGCCCGCGCGTGGCTGGAGCGTCTGCGGCCCGCCGGCCCGCTGTCGCGTCGTCACGTCGCGGCGGTCGTCAGCCTCGTCGTCTGTGCCGGCCTGGCGGGCCTGTGGCTGGACGAGCCTGCCATCGGCAAGACCGAGAACCCCGCGAGCGAGCGCGAGTCGAGCCGCGTCACCGCGCTGCCGTTGCCGCTGCCCGCGCGGAGCGATGTCCTGGCCCCCGGCCCTGGGCGCGACGTGGTGCTCCCGGCCCCGGCCGGCGACGCCGAGGCGCTGCCCGAGCCCGAGCCCGACCCGCCCGTCGTCCCGGATCCTGTCCAGCGGGTGTCGCTGGAAGTGAAATCCGGCGACAGCCTCGACCGCCTGTTCCGCCGCCACGAGCTCTCGGTCGGGGATCTCCATCGCCTCCTCGCGCTGGAAGAGGTCGCGCCGCACCTGAAGCGCATCCAGCCCGGCGACACCATCGAGGTGGCCCACGACGGCCCGGCGATCCTGTCGCTCACCCGCCGCATCACCGAGGACCGCAGCCTCCTGGTCGAGGCCGGCGAGGCCGGCTTCGTGGCCAGTTTCCTCGAGCATCCCGTCGAGATCCGCCGGGCCCGCGCCACCGGGCGCATCACGAGCTCGTTCTACGCCGCGGGTCTCGCCGCGGGGCTGTCCGACGGCACGATCATGCGGCTGGCGGGGATCTACGCCTGGGACATCGATTTCGCGCTGGATATCCGCGGCGAGGACTGGTTCGCCGTCGTCTACGAGGAGATCTGGCAGGACGGCGAGAAGCTGCGCGACGGCGAAATCGTCGCCGCCGAGTTCAACAACCGGGGGCGTTCCTACCGCGCGGTGCGCTTTCCCGACGAGGACGGCCGCGCCAGTTACTACACGCCGGAAGGCGACAACATGCGCAAGGCCTTCCTCCGCGCGCCGGTCGATTTCACCCGCGTCAGCTCCAACTTCAACCCGAACCGCCTCCATCCCATCCTCAAGACGCGCCGCCCCCACCAGGGCGTGGACTACGCTGCGCGCATCGGGACGCCGATCATGGCCGCGGGCGACGGGCGCGTGCTCTCCGCCGGCACCAAGGGCGGGTACGGGCGGACCGTGGTGTTGCAGCACGGCGACAACGTCACGACGCTCTATGCGCACATGTCGAGGATCGCGGTCCGCGGCGGCCAGCGGGTCAAGCAGGGCGACATCATCGGCTATGTCGGCATGACCGGGCTCGCCACCGCCCCGCACCTGCACTACGAATACCGTGTCAACGGCGTGCACAAGAACCCGCGCACCGTGGACCTGCCCAAGGCCGAGCCGGTGCCGGCTGCGCGTCGCGAAGCTTTCGCGGCCGCCACCAGGCCGCTGGTCGCCGAACTCGAGGTGCTCGGCCCCCGGCGCCTGGCCGCCGCCGACACGCCCTAGTGCCCTGCCCGGAAACGCGGCCGTGACGCCCGGCCTCTACATCGGCCTCATTTCCGGCACCTCGATGGATGCCGTCAACGCCGTTCTTGCCGAGATTTCCGCGGCGGGTTTCCGCGTGCTGGCCGCGCGCAGCGTGGCGTTCCCGGCGCCGCTGCTCGCGCGGGTGCGCCGGCTCTCGATCCCGGGCATCTCGCCGGCTTCCGCCGACGCCATCGACGCCATCGACGCCATCGATGAACTCGGTGAACTCGACCACCTCGTCGGCGAGCTGTTCGCCGGCGCGGCGATCGGCCTGCTCGCCGCCCGGGGCGTCTCGCCACAGGACGTCACGGCCATCGGCAGCCACGGGCAGACCGTGCGCCACCGGCCGCGCACGGCACGACCCTTCACCCTGCAGATCGGCGACCCGAACATCATCGCCGCACGCACCGGCATCACGGTGGTCGCCGACTTTCGCAGGCGCGACGTGGCGCTCGGCGGGGAGGGTGCGCCGCTGGTCCCCGCCTTTCATGCCGCGACCTTCAGCGATCCGGCCGAACGCCGCGCGGTGCTCAACCTCGGTGGCATCGCCAACCTGACACTGCTCGAGCCGGATCGCCCGGTCACCGGCTTCGACACCGGGCCCGCGAACGGCCTGATGGACGCCTGGACGCGCCGCCACCGGGACCAGCCCTTCGATGCCGGCGGCGCCTGGGCCGCCTCCGGCGAGGTCGTCCCGGCGCTGCTGGCTGCGCTGCTCGAACACCCCTTTCTCCGGCTTCCGCCGCCGAAGAGCACGGGACCGGAGGACTTCACGCCGGCGTGGCTCGATGCGCAGGTCGCCGCCGCCGGCCGGCCCGCGCCGGCCGACGTGCAGGCGACGCTGTGCGAATACACGGCGGCGACCGTCGCCGATGCGCTCGGCGCCGGACCGCCCGCGCGGCTGATCGTCTGCGGCGGCGGGGTCCACAACGATCACCTGGTGGCACGCCTCGCCGCGCGCCTTCCAGGCACGCGCATCGAAAGCAGTGCGGCGCACGGCGTGGATCCGGAACAGGTCGAGGCCGCGGCGTTCGCCTGGCTGGCCGCCCGCACGCTCGCGGGGCTGCCGGGCAACCTGCCGAGTGTCACGGGCGCCCGCCAGGCCGCGGTGCTGGGTGCGATCTGGCCCGGTGAAGCGACCGGCCGGACCGCCGGGTGACCATGCAAGACGCTGCCACGGACCTGCAGCGACCCGAGCTGTACATCAACCGGGAACTCGCGGCGCTCGAGTTCAATCGGCGTGTGCTCGAGCTCGCGAGCGACCCGGGCGTGCCGCCGCTGGAGCGGCTGCGCTTCCTGTGTTTGTCGTGCACCAGCCTCGACAAGTTCTTCGAGATTCGCGTCGGCGGGCTGAAAAGCCGGCTGGAGCGCGGCACGTCGTACCTGCGCCGCGACGGCCTGAGCCCCACGGAGACGCTCGCCGCAGTGTCGCAGGCGGCCCACGAGATCGTCGCGGAACAATACCGCGTGTTCAACGAGTCGCTCGCGCCCGCGCTCGCCGCAAGCAATGTCCGCTTCCTGGCGAGAAGCGAGTGGAACCGCGCCCAGAGCCGCTGGGCGCGCCGCTATTTTCGCGAGGAAGTGCTGCCGGTGCTCACGCCCATCGGCCTCGACCCGGCGCATCCCTTTCCGCGCATCCTCAACAAGTCGCTCAACTTCATCGTCGAGCTGGTCGGCCTGGATTCCTTCGGCCGCGAGGCACCCCTTGCAGTGGTGCAGGCGCCGCGCTCGTTGCCGCGCCTGATCCGCATCCCGCCGAGTGTCGCCGGCACGGGGCGCGACGACTTCGTGTTCCTTTCGTCGATCATCCATGCCTTCGTCGACCACCTGTTCCCCGGACTCGACGTGGCCGGTTGCTACCAGTTCCGCGTGACGCGCAACAGCGACCTGCTGGTGGACGACGAGGATGCCGAGGACCTGCTGCGCGCGGTGGAAGGCGAACTCGCCCTGCGTCGCTACGGCGACGAGGTCCGCCTCGAGGTGGCGCAGGGCTGCCCTGCCCACCTGCCACGTTTCCTGCTGAACCGTTTCGGTCTCGGGCCGGAGGATCTCTACGAGGTGAACGGCCCGGTCAACCTGAACCGCCTGTCGCAGGTGATCGCCCTGGTCGATCGGCCGGACCTGAAGTACCCGGAATTCACGCCCGGCCAGCCACGCGAGATCGCGCGTGCCGGCGGGGTCGTCGCGGCCATGCGACGCGGCGAAATGCTGTTGCATCACCCCTACCAGGGGTTCGCCCCCGTGCTCGGCCTGTTGCGCGAAGCGGCCGCCGACCCCCAGGTGCTGGCCATCAAGCAGACGCTCTACCGCACCGGTCCGGATTCACCGGTCGTGGATGCCCTGGTGGACGCCGCACGCGCAGGCAAGGAAGTCACGGTGGTGGTCGAGTTGATGGCGCGCTTCGACGAAGCCGAGAACATCGCGCTGGCCACCCGTCTGCAGGCGGCCGGCGCCCACGTCGTCTACGGCGTGGTCGGCTACAAGACGCACGCCAAGATGCTCATGGTGGTGCGGCGTGAAAAGA from the Wenzhouxiangella sp. XN24 genome contains:
- a CDS encoding cytochrome b/b6 domain-containing protein, coding for MEGKLVWDLPVRLFHWLIVLLVGASWLTAEFEWMTLHFYSGYALATLLLFRLAWGLAGPRYARFGSFVAGPRRVWSYLRDWLRGEAREPAGHTPPGGWMILLLLGLLAVQVGSGLLNSHDGLDAGPWYWAAPADLRELAHEVHETGFDLLLVFAALHVIAVLLYLWRPGVNLVAAMFSGRKQTGEPAIAGSRLPLAALLLAVAAGAVWLLVSMAPAPSLADLGIY
- a CDS encoding cytochrome c, which translates into the protein MHFTRSIVAVAAMLLAGPALALDAEQAEKVNETRQAVLKVVGWNIAPLGAMAQDRIPWDEALFARNAQRLAWMTSMIPDAFRADTRAHELDTESLPVIWEDYARFETLAANAQRSAERLAEVAQGDDREAARAAVGALIEDCRACHDDFRLDD
- the tyrS gene encoding tyrosine--tRNA ligase is translated as MKPAKDQLAELRRGTEEVLVDRELEERLAAARPLRIKAGFDPTAPDLHLGHTVLINKMRQFQVFGHDVIFLIGDFTGMIGDPTGKNATRPPLTPEEITANAATYEAQIYKILDPDQTRVEFNSRWMGEMSAADLVQLAARHTVARMLERDDFSRRYAEGRAIAIHEFLYPLVQGYDSVALQADVELGGTDQKFNLLVGRQLQQAWGQPPQVVMTVPLLEGLDGIQKMSKSLDNYVGIDEPPASMFGKLMSISDELMWRYFELLSFRPLGEIEGLRAAVAEGRNPMEVKFELAREVTARFHGEAGAAAGRRDFDQRIRAGAMPEEMESRTLVIGDEEIGLAAALTAAGLTASNSEAFREIRQRAVRVDGERVEDTRHVLRAGERHVLAVGKRRIVAVELRRA
- a CDS encoding peptidoglycan DD-metalloendopeptidase family protein, translating into MSGVRHDYKPKASVAAMPRRRLSRGLAFARAWLERLRPAGPLSRRHVAAVVSLVVCAGLAGLWLDEPAIGKTENPASERESSRVTALPLPLPARSDVLAPGPGRDVVLPAPAGDAEALPEPEPDPPVVPDPVQRVSLEVKSGDSLDRLFRRHELSVGDLHRLLALEEVAPHLKRIQPGDTIEVAHDGPAILSLTRRITEDRSLLVEAGEAGFVASFLEHPVEIRRARATGRITSSFYAAGLAAGLSDGTIMRLAGIYAWDIDFALDIRGEDWFAVVYEEIWQDGEKLRDGEIVAAEFNNRGRSYRAVRFPDEDGRASYYTPEGDNMRKAFLRAPVDFTRVSSNFNPNRLHPILKTRRPHQGVDYAARIGTPIMAAGDGRVLSAGTKGGYGRTVVLQHGDNVTTLYAHMSRIAVRGGQRVKQGDIIGYVGMTGLATAPHLHYEYRVNGVHKNPRTVDLPKAEPVPAARREAFAAATRPLVAELEVLGPRRLAAADTP
- a CDS encoding anhydro-N-acetylmuramic acid kinase yields the protein MTPGLYIGLISGTSMDAVNAVLAEISAAGFRVLAARSVAFPAPLLARVRRLSIPGISPASADAIDAIDAIDELGELDHLVGELFAGAAIGLLAARGVSPQDVTAIGSHGQTVRHRPRTARPFTLQIGDPNIIAARTGITVVADFRRRDVALGGEGAPLVPAFHAATFSDPAERRAVLNLGGIANLTLLEPDRPVTGFDTGPANGLMDAWTRRHRDQPFDAGGAWAASGEVVPALLAALLEHPFLRLPPPKSTGPEDFTPAWLDAQVAAAGRPAPADVQATLCEYTAATVADALGAGPPARLIVCGGGVHNDHLVARLAARLPGTRIESSAAHGVDPEQVEAAAFAWLAARTLAGLPGNLPSVTGARQAAVLGAIWPGEATGRTAG
- the ppk1 gene encoding polyphosphate kinase 1, giving the protein MQDAATDLQRPELYINRELAALEFNRRVLELASDPGVPPLERLRFLCLSCTSLDKFFEIRVGGLKSRLERGTSYLRRDGLSPTETLAAVSQAAHEIVAEQYRVFNESLAPALAASNVRFLARSEWNRAQSRWARRYFREEVLPVLTPIGLDPAHPFPRILNKSLNFIVELVGLDSFGREAPLAVVQAPRSLPRLIRIPPSVAGTGRDDFVFLSSIIHAFVDHLFPGLDVAGCYQFRVTRNSDLLVDDEDAEDLLRAVEGELALRRYGDEVRLEVAQGCPAHLPRFLLNRFGLGPEDLYEVNGPVNLNRLSQVIALVDRPDLKYPEFTPGQPREIARAGGVVAAMRRGEMLLHHPYQGFAPVLGLLREAAADPQVLAIKQTLYRTGPDSPVVDALVDAARAGKEVTVVVELMARFDEAENIALATRLQAAGAHVVYGVVGYKTHAKMLMVVRREKNRLRRYVHLGTGNYHPETARSYADYGLLTCNSRIGRDVHRAMMLLTSPGARPTTRALTVAPFGLHERILELIRREAAHAAAGRPARIVAKLNALVEPEVIEALYAASGAGVSIDLVVRGTCCLRPGVPGISDNIRVRSIIGRFLEHARVFSFANDGAEEIYLSSADWMERNFFSRIEACFPVTRKALRRRLAADLALDLSDNQQAWEMGAHGRWERVKEPGRPAVCAQAIRLATLC